A window of Fragaria vesca subsp. vesca linkage group LG7, FraVesHawaii_1.0, whole genome shotgun sequence contains these coding sequences:
- the LOC101302215 gene encoding uncharacterized protein LOC101302215, with amino-acid sequence MADPEIITSAIDKEKDASNIESNAGTGTRNTRTTTDAAQGSSSAKWLTMKELVDPKGPFIRKWNVIFIASCVFAVLLDPLFLYIPIINEDMKCLRLDNNLKIAALLLRSLTDICYLLNIFLQVYSYKNCSAVRSESFSSNINTAKEVLIDILAVLPIPQIIGAFWYFFAVERVTTCWRYGCRIENGCDPNNLDCRDHHTLRNIAFLDEACSRHSPNGKFFDFGIYVSILQLGILASTNYSEKLSNCFWWGLRNLRKPYIMKRVQVELEEERDVDTENIFSILPLAHQKEMRSCMPLNRLKRMPLLQNMDEKVLREISVHLNPEKYNKNDIIIQEDKPLEKMIFIVDGFVKIEMKDYSGDPLELGAGQVYGEKLLTWPAWTSFPGRSNESVRAFTETVEVLVLTASDMETVGSKFRQHFRKRNPPLKEAKWELLTSDLVPIFQRMDSQVLKEISRHLSKSNYSSDSYIIQETHPLDKMFFLVEGSSLSIESSRPCTRESLGVRDFYGEELVHWVINWSSSQTSFPANVPLSTCSVKVPANTVIVEVRELRVHDLRNIFSNNSMTQFMKLPANLPMDVQDKLSPFDPLITWLKQVPNLQNVDEEGLKEICEKFKLMKYNDKSRDIITSGENKFDKMFLIVSGLLRIRKIKCDDHFCYSGQHYGDHELFEWLSRTSLTGEYTLPKSDVTVEAVGDVEALVLMADDLVNVASKFNLQVGKKTGQSQTDLDRKPPLKKPTLVSNKKLKPPKRRAAIKRQIMEKLIHEVSMAFKEQGMIAEVEVQELNDELEYSNNTISSRVRTPFLYQHHVADRFTV; translated from the exons ATGGCCGACCCCGAGATAATAACTTCAGCCATAGACAAAGAGAAAGATGCAAG CAATATCGAATCAAATGCAGGGACCGGAACAAGAAACACCCGTACTACTACAGATGCAGCACAAGGATCAAGCAGCGCGAAATGGCTAACGATGAAGGAACTTGTTGATCCTAAGGGGCCATTCATTCGAAAGTGGAATGTCATTTTTATAGCATCATGTGTGTTTGCTGTTCTGCTGGATCCTTTGTTCCTTTACATCCCTATAATTAACGAGGACATGAAGTGTCTGAGGTTGGACAACAACTTGAAGATAGCAGCTCTTTTACTGAGATCGTTGACAGATATATGTTATTTGTTGAACATCTTTTTACAAGTATATAGCTATAAGAACTGTTCAGCTGTACGTTCGGAAAGTTTCTCCAGTAATATTAATACAGCAAAAGAAGTGCTGATTGATATTCTGGCTGTTCTTCCCATTCCACAG ATAATCGGAGCATTTTGGTACTTCTTTGCTGTTGAACGAGTCACAACTTGCTGGCGGTATGGTTGTCGAATTGAAAATGGATGCGACCCTAATAACTTGGACTGTCGTGATCACCATACGCTGAGAAATATCGCATTTCTAGATGAGGCTTGCTCTAGACATTCCCCTAATGGAAAGTTCTTTGATTTTGGCATATATGTCAGTATCCTTCAGCTTGGTATACTAGCTTCAACTAATTATTCAGAGAAGCTCTCAAATTGTTTTTGGTGGGGTTTGCGAAATTTGAG AAAACCATATATCATGAAAAGGGTCCAAGTAGAGCTAGAAGAAGAAAGAGATGTTGATACAGAGAATATCTTCTCTATTCTTCCATTGGCACATCAGAAGGAGATGAGAAGCTGTATGCCGTTGAATAGGCTAAAGAGG ATGCCATTGCTTCAAAATATGGATGAAAAAGTATTGAGAGAAATCTCTGTCCATCTTAACCCCGAGAAGTACAATAAGAATGATATCATTATCCAAGAGGATAAACCACTAGAAAAGATGATCTTCATCGTGGACGGATTTGTAAAAATTGAAATGAAAGATTATTCGGGTGATCCCTTGGAACTAGGTGCAGGGCAAGTATACGGTGAAAAACTTCTAACTTGGCCAGCATGGACATCCTTTCCAGGCAGATCAAATGAATCCGTCAGAGCCTTCACTGAAACTGTTGAGGTCCTTGTTCTTACGGCAAGTGACATGGAGACTGTAGGCTCTAAATTCAGGCAACATTTTCGCAAGAGGAACCCCCCTCTAAAGGAGGCTAAGTGGGAGCTTTTGACCAGTGACCTG GTACCAATATTCCAAAGAATGGACAGTCAAGTGTTGAAAGAGATCTCTAGACATCTCTCCAAGTCCAACTATAGCAGTGACAGTTATATTATACAAGAGACTCATCCACTTGATAAAATGTTCTTCTTAGTAGAGGGGAGTAGTTTGTCGATTGAAAGTTCTCGACCTTGTACAAGGGAGTCACTTGGCGTAAGAGATTTTTATGGAGAGGAACTTGTACATTGGGTTATAAACTGGTCATCATCACAGACCTCCTTTCCTGCCAATGTACCCTTGTCAACCTGTAGCGTAAAGGTCCCCGCCAACACCGTCATTGTTGAGGTTCGTGAACTCAGAGTCCATGACTTGAGAAACATATTCTCTAATAATTCCATGACGCAGTTCATGAAGCTGCCTGCCAATCTCCCAATGGATGTTCAGGACAAGCTATCCCCATTTGATCCGTTGATCACTTGGCTGAAGCAG GTGCCGAATCTTCAAAATGTGGACGAAGAAGGGTTGAAAGAAATTTGCGAGAAGTTTAAGCTGATGAAATACAATGACAAGTCGCGGGATATTATTACCAGTGGGGAGAACAAATTTGATAAGATGTTTCTCATTGTGAGTGGACTGTTACGCATCAGAAAGATCAAGTGCGATGACCACTTCTGTTATTCAGGACAGCACTATGGAGATCATGAACTTTTTGAATGGTTGTCACGAACCTCCTTGACGGGGGAGTATACATTACCCAAATCGGACGTAACCGTTGAGGCTGTGGGGGATGTTGAAGCTCTAGTTCTCATGGCCGATGACTTGGTGAATGTGGCCTCTAAATTCAACTTGCAGGTGGGCAAAAAGACGGGTCAGAGTCAGACGGATCTGGATAGAAAACCACCTCTCAAAAAACCAACTTTGGTATCAAACAAGAAACTCAAACCTCCCAAGAGAAGAGCGGCAATAAAACGTCAAATTATGGAAAAGTTAATTCATGAAGTGAGTATGGCCTTTAAAGAGCAGGGCATGATAGCAGAGGTGGAGGTCCAAGAGTTAAACGATGAACTGGAGTACTCCAATAATACCATCTCCTCAAGAGTTCGTACACCATTCCTTTATCAGCATCATGTTGCTGATAGATTCACAGTTTGA
- the LOC101302506 gene encoding uncharacterized protein LOC101302506 — protein sequence MYSNRAEYNPYSELRDKALMELLEGKPELLERDARILDMPFNSDVGNPDVEVKVVDDARSTEIDEFGSQWELQNAVSENKEKFFCSQTPDLGIGMARSFCALSSEFYFTGVLNSIESSNEVGGSSSPPSGEAAVPQMMSMHDMMLQLMELPEGKPELLEGDARILDMLFNSDVGNPEVEVKVVGDAKSTEIDEFVPKRELQNAVTENKEKFSCSQTSDLGIGMALNYAISSEFYITEEARQGDGASMSEPLAQPHSAKVSGSATATTTSQLETPNAKSRKQEWKNMQASGPSSPSPGVLNSIKSSNEAGGSSSPLSREAAVPQIMSLQDMMNQQMDLQRILQKHIAMMATVPITEEGERLEEAEHKKKTIARDAVSSVLDPAIMFKQPTHPMTPITPSEILMATNTVDSNTASSSYVQQMKLLEGFAADMTW from the exons ATGTATTCAAATAGGGCTGAGTACAATCCTTACAGCGAGTTGAGAGATAAGGCG CTAATGGAACTGCTTGAAGGTAAACCTGAACTGCTTGAGAGGGATGCAAGAATCCTAGATATGCCTTTTAACAGTGATGTGGGTAATCCTGATGTAGAAGTCAAAGTTGTGGATGATGCAAGATCTACTGAAATTGATGAATTTGGCTCCCAATGGGAACTCCAAAATGCTGTTTCAGAAAATAAGGAGAAGTTCTTTTGCTCCCAGACACCAGATCTTGGTATTGGAATGGCCCGAAGTTTCTGCGCATTATCATCAGAATTTTATTTTACAGGTGTGCTCAACTCAATAGAGTCCTCCAATGAAGTAGGTGGGAGTTCAAGTCCCCCCTCAGGAGAAGCTGCAGTTCCTCAAATGATGTCCATGCACGATATGATGCTTCAG CTAATGGAACTGCCTGAAGGTAAACCTGAACTTCTTGAGGGGGATGCAAGAATCCTAGATATGCTTTTTAACAGTGATGTGGGTAATCCTGAGGTAGAAGTCAAAGTTGTGGGTGATGCAAAATCTACTGAAATTGATGAATTTGTCCCCAAAAGGGAGCTCCAAAATGCTGTTACAGAAAATAAGGAGAAGTTCTCTTGCTCCCAGACATCAGATCTTGGGATTGGAATGGCCCTGAACTATGCAATATCATCAGAATTTTATATTACAGAAGAAGCTCGGCAGGGTGATGGTGCCAGCATGTCTGAACCCCTTGCTCAGCCTCATTCTGCAAAAGTATCTGGGTCGGCTACCGCCACAACCACGTCGCAACTAGAAACACCAAATGCAAAGTCAAGAAAACAGGAATGGAAGAATATGCAAGCATCAGGTCCATCTTCCCCATCACCAGGTGTGCTCAACTCAATAAAGTCCTCCAATGAAGCAGGTGGGAGTTCAAGTCCCCTCTCAAGAGAAGCTGCAGTTCCTCAAATTATGTCCTTGCAGGATATGATGAATCAG CAAATGGATTTGCAAAGAATATTGCAAAAGCATATTGCAATGATGGCTACTGTCCCAATTACAGAGGAAGGAGAAAGATTAGAAGAAGCTGAGCATAAAAAGAAGACAATTGCACGCGATGCTGTTTCTAGTGTGCTCGATCCTGCTATCATGTTCAAACAACCAACCCATCCAATGACTCCAATAACTCCCTCTGAGATTTTAATGGCTACAAATACAGTTGACAGCAACACTGCTTCTTCATCATATGTGCAGCAAATGAAACTGCTTGAAGGTTTCGCCGCTGACATGACATGGTAA
- the LOC101302794 gene encoding cyclic nucleotide-gated ion channel 1-like, with translation MTAVVENPKEKAVSNADPNLETSLENSTMKSNGKWPTMKEIVDPEGPFIPVMILIFISKLRGSGSFNAGLMNFFILVQYVPRLLRIYLSCKESKTSSSQDPPIWLKGVLNFFMYILASHVLGAMWYFFAIQRITTCWGNACRNANGCDANNFDCSNHHALRNITSLNDLCPIDPENAKLFDFGIYLDILQFGILGSTNYPVKLSFCFWWGLRNLRFVHVKTLDLILSHENPHLHSLYLLNIKQLLEFTN, from the exons ATGACTGCTGTTGTGGAGAATCCGAAAGAGAAAGCTGTGAG TAATGCAGATCCAAATTTGGAGACAAGCTTGGAAAATTCCACCATGAAATCAAATGGAAAATGGCCAACAATGAAGGAAATTGTTGATCCTGAAGGACCATTCATTCCA GTAATGATTCTCATTTTCATTTCCAAATTGAGGGGCTCAGGATCCTTCAATGCAGGGCTTATGAACTTCTTTATTCTTGTACAATACGTGCCACGACTTCTGCGTATCTATCTATCCTGTAAAGAATCGAAAACGTCTTCCAGCCAAGATCCTCCAATATGGCTCAAAGGTGTACTCAATTTCTTTATGTACATCCTTGCTAGTCAT GTACTTGGAGCAATGTGGTACTTCTTTGCCATTCAAAGAATAACAACCTGCTGGGGAAATGCCTGTCGGAATGCAAATGGATGTGACGCTAATAATTTTGACTGTTCTAATCACCATGCGTTGAGAAATATCACATCTCTGAATGATCTGTGCCCTATAGATCCAGAAAATGCAAAGCTCTTTGATTTTGGCATATATCTTGATATTCTTCAGTTCGGTATACTGGGATCAACTAACTATCCAGTAAAGCTTTCGTTTTGTTTCTGGTGGGGTCTGCGAAATCTGAGGTTTGTACATGTGAAAACACTGGATTTGATCTTGAGCCATGAAAATCCACATTTACATTCACTATATTTGTTAAACATTAAGCAACTGCTAGAGTTCACTAATTAG
- the LOC101303077 gene encoding uncharacterized protein LOC101303077 produces MDESKEKGVSAAGEVVAEEGGSCNGDELMVEVFGSNVYVGGVCTSGGGDEEGEEVGREESVEVEMGSGGNVGSVGGDGGGVSVVGSGGKAEAVEESLKGAGAAGGAGSAVDAEKAEKERKLIGGLLEEVFGRGLMDGGRREKKGVGGGADLKKASGASSSETVENSRVQTQVVEKASVVSEVGSSPRVLNGQRQVSAGGGDVSGAVKGDTVTSEVAGVETEKIRGSHSVGKQQVKIESLGGNIHTHVNVPAHTVASSLPDGEDLLNSEKDHLKLDESVENTFHDIAQVGSTTSLPAKLLPGCVDQEGLLKFESHQHLKAEDIIDKNRVHDMARVELNGRQEMEVDNQVTDADHGELVSGIGQNPKIEKACMNSVGKDQKLKSEESLNNNVTTDLGQSKTNAVHEVEVTEADMDGLYGETQDMEVERDASHMEQLKPSEEKTVIREATQPETSEIVPELRYELPQKHEGTFSVSDLVWGKVKSHPWWPGQIFDFMAASEKAMKHHKKDCFLVAYFGDRTFAWNEVSSLKPFQSYFSQAQKQCTSETFHKAVNCVLEEVSRRVELGLSCSCIPKDVYEKIRFQIVENAGICSESSRVEGVDESASASSFESDKLLTYVKALARFPSGRSEKLELVIAKAHLTSFFRSKGYCSLPEFQFCGNLLESETDNSFSEGKTCPGEITEHATSIGKDKKTGPEVEELKSSSSHKRKHNLREGAYAKMKERSMSELMGAEDGNDWFDVKALPSSAKRRKGADLATQDGRKAVSPLPKPSFKIGECIQRAASQLSGSTIVKSSTDRPAVQGSDVSFQNSDDTLRGVNNTTKYSSLDELLSQLRLAAEEPLKEYNSLSTIVNFFSDFRNSVVVGQKSGLGLLVVDKVGGRKRKLNSVLGSPETFEFDDMNDTYWTDMVIQNGGEEEAPRKRKPKYQAVVLGQPEKPAQVGRRPYTRKKFSQGSQDLPPEKPVGYVDENAPAELVMSFSEVSSIPSETNLNKMFKRFGPLKEYETEVDRESSRARVVFKRCSDAEVACNSAGKFNIFGQITVSYQLNYTPSQLNYTPSITFGASTSGAPQDQEVQLVFPSHDHEMHLDLSTHDQMQLDLSTHDQMQLDLSTHDHMQLDLSTHDEMQLDLSTFEVNLV; encoded by the coding sequence ATGGACGAGAGCAAAGAGAAGGGTGTTAGTGCTGCTGGGGAAGTTGTAGCTGAGGAAGGTGGGTCTTGTAATGGGGATGAACTAATGGTGGAGGTTTTCGGGTCTAATGTGTATGTGGGTGGAGTTTGTACTAGCGGAGGAGGAGATGAGGAAGGTGAGGAGGTGGGCCGCGAGGAGTCGGTTGAGGTTGAGATGGGTTCGGGTGGAAATGTGGGGTCTGTGGGTGGGGATGGTGGCGGAGTGAGTGTAGTGGGTTCAGGTGGGAAGGCGGAGGCGGTGGAGGAGAGTTTGAAGGGAGCAGGGGCAGCTGGTGGTGCTGGTTCAGCTGTTGATGCGGAGAAAGCTGAAAAGGAAAGGAAACTGATTGGAGGACTTCTGGAGGAAGTTTTTGGGCGTGGGCTTATGGATGGTGGGAGAAGAGAAAAGAAGGGAGTTGGTGGTGGGGCTGATTTGAAGAAAGCTAGTGGTGCAAGTTCTTCGGAAACAGTGGAGAATTCTCGTGTTCAGACCCAAGTTGTGGAGAAAGCTTCAGTTGTTAGTGAAGTAGGTTCGAGTCCCAGAGTCTTGAATGGACAAAGGCAAGTTTCTGCTGGTGGTGGTGATGTTTCAGGCGCGGTCAAAGGAGATACCGTGACTTCTGAAGTTGCAGGAGTAGAAACTGAGAAGATTCGTGGAAGTCATTCAGTAGGAAAACAGCAGGTTAAGATCGAGTCACTAGGTGGAAACATCCATACTCATGTCAATGTACCTGCACATACAGTTGCCTCATCCCTGCCGGATGGAGAGGATCTCTTGAATTCTGAAAAAGATCATTTGAAACTAGATGAGAGTGTAGAGAACACTTTTCATGATATTGCTCAGGTTGGGTCAACTACATCTCTGCCAGCTAAACTACTTCCTGGATGCGTAGATCAAGAGGGTCTTTTGAAGTTTGAAAGTCATCAGCACTTGAAAGCCGAAGATATCATAGACAAGAACAGGGTCCATGATATGGCCCGGGTTGAATTAAATGGACGGCAAGAAATGGAAGTGGACAATCAAGTTACTGATGCTGATCATGGTGAGTTGGTTTCAGGAATTGGTCAGAACCCAAAAATAGAGAAGGCATGCATGAACTCTGTTGGGAAGGATCAAAAGTTGAAGTCTGAAGAAAGTTTAAACAATAATGTGACCACTGATCTTGGTCAGTCCAAGACCAATGCTGTACATGAGGTTGAGGTAACTGAAGCTGATATGGATGGTTTATATGGAGAAACACAAGACATGGAAGTGGAAAGAGATGCTAGTCATATGGAACAGCTCAAACCTAGTGAAGAGAAAACTGTTATTCGAGAAGCTACGCAGCCTGAAACCTCTGAAATAGTGCCTGAACTTAGATATGAGCTGCCTCAAAAACATGAAGGTACATTTTCTGTCTCAGATTTAGTTTGGGGCAAAGTGAAGAGCCATCCATGGTGGCCTGGCCAGATATTTGATTTTATGGCTGCATCTGAGAAGGCGATGAAACATCATAAGAAGGACTGTTTTTTGGTAGCATATTTTGGGGACCGAACATTTGCTTGGAACGAAGTATCTAGTTTAAAGCCTTTCCAATCTTATTTCTCCCAGGCACAGAAGCAGTGCACTTCCGAAACATTCCACAAAGCTGTCAATTGTGTTCTGGAAGAAGTTTCAAGACGTGTAGAATTGGGGTTATCATGCTCATGCATACCAAAAGATGTTTATGAAAAGATTAGATTCCAGATTGTTGAAAATGCTGGGATATGCAGTGAATCGAGTAGAGTGGAAGGAGTGGATGAATCTGCAAGTGCAAGTTCATTTGAATCCGATAAGCTACTTACATATGTAAAAGCTTTAGCACGGTTTCCATCTGGTAGAAGCGAAAAATTAGAACTTGTCATTGCCAAGGCTCACTTGACGTCATTCTTCCGTTCAAAGGGTTATTGTAGTTTGCCTGAGTTCCAATTTTGTGGAAATTTGTTGGAAAGTGAAACAGATAATTCATTCTCTGAGGGCAAAACATGTCCAGGTGAAATTACTGAGCATGCGACTTCTATTGGGAAGGATAAGAAGACTGGCCCGGAGGTGGAGGAACTCAAGTCTAGCTCTTCTCATAAACGTAAGCATAATCTAAGAGAAGGAGCGTATGCTAAAATGAAAGAAAGAAGCATGTCAGAGTTAATGGGTGCCGAAGATGGTAATGATTGGTTCGATGTGAAGGCTTTACCATCATCTGCCAAGAGACGGAAGGGTGCTGACTTGGCCACACAAGATGGGAGGAAAGCTGTTTCACCTCTACCAAAACCATCATTTAAGATTGGTGAATGTATCCAGAGAGCAGCAAGCCAACTGTCAGGGTCTACTATAGTGAAGTCCAGCACCGACAGACCTGCTGTGCAGGGATCTGATGTTTCCTTCCAGAATTCGGATGATACTCTTAGAGGAGTGAATAATACAACAAAGTACTCATCTCTAGATGAACTGCTGTCACAACTTCGGTTGGCAGCGGAAGAACCCCTGAAGGAATACAATTCCTTGAGTACTATTGTCAATTTCTTCTCTGATTTTAGAAATTCTGTGGTTGTTGGCCAGAAATCTGGGTTGGGGCTCTTGGTTGTAGACAAAGTCGGTGGTAGAAAGAGGAAGTTAAATTCTGTGCTTGGGTCACCTGAGACTTTTGAATTTGATGACATGAATGACACTTATTGGACAGACATGGTAATCCAAAATGGTGGAGAAGAGGAAGCTCCACGGAAAAGAAAACCAAAGTATCAAGCTGTCGTCCTTGGGCAACCAGAAAAGCCCGCACAAGTGGGTCGCAGGCCATACACCAGGAAGAAGTTTTCTCAAGGGAGTCAAGATTTGCCTCCGGAGAAGCCTGTTGGTTATGTCGATGAGAATGCCCCAGCAGAACTTGTAATGAGCTTCTCTGAGGTGAGCTCTATTCCTTCAGAAACAAACCTGAATAAAATGTTCAAGCGCTTTGGACCTCTGAAGGAATATGAAACAGAAGTTGATAGGGAGAGCAGCCGTGCTAGAGTGGTTTTCAAGAGATGTTCTGATGCTGAAGTTGCTTGCAATAGTGCTGGGAAATTCAATATCTTTGGACAGATTACTGTAAGTTACCAGCTCAACTACACTCCCTCTCAGCTCAACTACACGCCATCTATTACGTTTGGTGCATCTACCAGTGGTGCACCCCAGGATCAGGAGGTGCAACTTGTTTTTCCCTCCCATGATCATGAGATGCATCTTGATCTCTCCACCCATGACCAGATGCAGCTTGATCTTTCCACCCATGACCAGATGCAGCTTGACCTTTCCACCCATGACCACATGCAGCTTGATCTTTCAACCCATGACGAGATGCAACTAGACCTCTCCACATTTGAAGTTAATCTGGTTTGA
- the LOC101303376 gene encoding F-box/kelch-repeat protein At1g57790-like: protein MATSRRRKKQTITAASGQSGYSWSDIPLELITLIAQRLQKVVDLKRCASVCKTWRNAIVPGRVRPDHSDMPWTISWNHSCDSRKTSAEFSDFWSTRTFLYITKTQEPGRKSLLDGDFRASKHGWLLLLSAVKNSDGSRDSMYFFYNPFCNKIIEEVPQLNWPGGRRVITTFTVAPTSPGCVIFVMDIEANGTYILNTCKLRDTEWSRHAIYHPFSTNPSLHDVIYTEGSFYFVFHGTDVPLCVAKFSVALQDWTVIEDCSSSFLNINSGFYDGFSYSFKLLECDGEVLLAAVHKYDDISRIHIIGFDWSQKASTPVRSLGQRVLFWSRLVTFAVPAVGDSRWFANMIFWRSDREKMECRYVYESEGTWIRSICQILSVWDVDTWIEPLDLWDS, encoded by the coding sequence ATGGCGACTTCCAGACGAAGGAAAAAACAGACTATCACGGCGGCAAGTGGTCAATCAGGTTATTCATGGTCCGATATTCCATTAGAACTCATAACCCTAATTGCTCAACGTCTCCAGAAAGTTGTTGATCTAAAGCGCTGTGCCTCGGTATGCAAGACTTGGCGAAACGCTATTGTTCCTGGAAGAGTTCGACCTGATCATTCTGATATGCCATGGACAATATCCTGGAACCACTCCTGCGACTCCAGAAAGACCTCAGCCGAATTTTCTGATTTCTGGTCAACCCGCACTTTTCTCTACATAACCAAGACTCAAGAACCAGGCAGAAAATCGCTTCTCGACGGCGATTTTCGTGCTTCGAAACATGGATGGCTGCTTCTCTTATCTGCAGTAAAAAACTCCGATGGTTCACGGGATTCGATGTACTTCTTTTACAATCCTTTTTGTAACAAGATCATCGAAGAAGTGCCTCAGTTAAATTGGCCAGGAGGACGTAGGGTAATAACAACGTTCACGGTAGCTCCGACTTCTCCTGGTTGTGTCATCTTTGTCATGGATATAGAAGCTAATGGAACCTACATACTAAACACATGTAAGCTTAGAGACACAGAATGGAGCAGACATGCAATATATCATCCTTTTTCCACTAACCCTTCGCTGCATGATGTGATCTATACGGAAGGAAGTTTTTACTTTGTTTTTCATGGAACTGATGTTCCATTATGTGTAGCTAAATTCAGCGTTGCTCTTCAAGATTGGACGGTGATTGAGGATTGTTCTTCCTCCTTTTTAAACATCAACTCTGGCTTTTATGATGGGTTCAGCTACTCCTTTAAGCTGCTTGAGTGTGATGGAGAAGTTTTGTTGGCCGCGGTTCATAAATATGATGATATTTCCAGAATCCATATTATTGGGTTTGATTGGTCACAAAAGGCTTCGACTCCAGTTAGAAGCTTGGGGCAACGAGTGTTGTTTTGGTCGCGGTTGGTAACATTTGCAGTTCCAGCGGTGGGAGACAGTAGATGGTTTGCGAATATGATTTTTTGGAGGTCGGATAGGGAGAAAATGGAATGTCGTTATGTTTACGAGTCTGAAGGTACTTGGATTAGAAGTATTTGTCAGATACTTTCAGTTTGGGATGTGGATACTTGGATTGAACCTCTCGATCTATGGGATAGCTAA
- the LOC101308509 gene encoding uncharacterized protein LOC101308509, whose amino-acid sequence MTMSNNVNQFGDTTLTKVFVGGLAWETPKEALREHFDKYGEILEAVIISDKLTGRSKGYGFVTFKEAEAAKKACEDATPVINGRRANCNLASLGARRPRSASTTTPPPQRGARSMSPAPAPAPANHVQWYYPAGTPAAASVPFHHQHHQAVPFYGYSPTYIATDMGYNHKLGYSTGGGYMNGHYSPQVYHSHQPMVGPNTLMPMYPLYHYHHQSHTMGLPAQFFPPTTAGHVATAVPAIMSKPASIAPNNTVCLAVE is encoded by the exons ATGACAATGAGCAACAACGTTAACCAGTTCGGCGATACGACGCTGACCAAGGTCTTCGTCGGAGGGTTGGCCTGGGAGACTCCCAAGGAGGCTCTGAGAGAGCACTTCGACAAGTACGGTGAGATCTTGGAGGCCGTCATCATCTCCGATAAGCTCACCGGCAGATCCAAGGGCTACGGCTTC GTCACGTTCAAGGAGGCTGAAGCGGCTAAGAAGGCTTGCGAGGACGCCACGCCAGTCATCAACGGCCGCCGTGCCAACTGCAACCTGGCCTCCCTCGGCGCCCGCCGCCCTAGGTCGGCTTCGACTACCACCCCTCCTCCTCAACGAG GAGCAAGGTCCATGTCGCCGGCGCCGGCGCCGGCACCTGCAAATCACGTGCAATGGTACTACCCGGCAGGGACTCCAGCAGCTGCTTCTGTACCATTTCATCACCAGCATCATCAGGCTGTTCCATTCTATGG ATACTCCCCAACCTACATTGCAACTGATATGGGCTACAATCAT AAGCTGGGATACAGCACTGGTGGGGGTTACATGAACGGGCATTACTCTCCTCAGGTGTACCATAGCCACCAGCCTATGGTTGGTCCAAACACATTGATGCCAATGTACCCTCTCTACCATTATCACCATCAATCACATACAATGGGGTTACCTGCTCAATTCTTCCCACCAACCACCGCAGGTCACGTCGCAACGGCGGTCCCGGCAATCATGTCGAAACCGGCCTCAATTGCTCCAAATAACACAG TGTGCTTGGCTGTGGAATAG